A single genomic interval of Nocardioides nitrophenolicus harbors:
- a CDS encoding CHAT domain-containing protein, which yields MEELLDLALEDPEEGRARAELLLAGPADPLASSYAHQCLGIVHRERGDHELALRELRAALRSARRAAAPDRERDVRATLGATLVFAGRSRAGLAELTRAAEGATGALAARIGMRRAGALVLLGRDEDAVPVLRSSRDALIEVGDELWEARTRIWLGDLELRHGRLGAAEEETRRAERLLARTGARLERLTALENRAEIATAAGDLATGLRIHAEAAAEYRALGRPVRYAGAAPHAGAYLAAGLAREAVDLIARFLEQGDLPAVDQAELHLLHATALLALGDGGRALDEARTAQRMFQRQRRAWHRDRAELVGLRARLLVGEAVSRGRATRLAVALDEEHAPEAPLALTLAGRLSDGEDRLDLWTRAASYRHHPNALVRAGAWYAGALAREERADRGGVLRAAAAGLDAIDEHRRLIGSSELRALATTHGRELTTIALRHAAGDARTLLRWSERTRATALAQPPATSDAATIPASLAALRDNGRQLAEARQEGAETEELERERRRLERAVRAESHTLSATTAAQQRPAGVEEIVAATRDACLVELVDVDGSLHVVVVHAGQVRRRVAGSTAQIADLLGPAGMLLRRAARGRPADTAAVGRALQEAILGDAVRLLPDTAIVLAPTARLHGLAWSLLPVLGDRPFAVVPSAGQWLRARATSPPRDAGTVLVAGPALASGGAEVPVLARRHPDAVLLDGPNATLDAVLAHLDGAGLVHLAAHGRFRADSPLFSALDLADGPLTVHDLERVPRAPYRVVLSACESGVMAPVGAEELLGLAAALFSLGTAGLVCSVGEVNDAATSMLMVDLHAALARGSDPATALWEVRRQVAGDPVAAGTAAAFLALGV from the coding sequence ATGGAGGAACTGCTCGACCTCGCGCTCGAGGACCCCGAGGAGGGGCGGGCGCGCGCCGAGCTGCTGCTGGCCGGACCGGCGGATCCGCTCGCCAGCTCCTACGCCCATCAGTGTCTCGGCATCGTGCACCGGGAACGGGGCGACCACGAGCTGGCCCTCCGGGAGCTGCGCGCCGCGCTGCGCTCGGCGCGCCGTGCCGCGGCTCCCGACCGGGAGAGGGACGTGCGGGCCACGCTCGGCGCCACCTTGGTCTTCGCCGGCCGCAGCCGCGCCGGACTCGCCGAGCTGACCCGAGCGGCGGAGGGCGCCACCGGAGCCCTGGCCGCCCGGATCGGCATGCGCCGAGCTGGAGCCCTCGTCCTGCTCGGGCGCGACGAGGACGCCGTTCCCGTCCTCCGGTCCTCGCGGGACGCCCTGATCGAGGTGGGCGACGAGCTGTGGGAGGCCCGGACCCGGATCTGGCTCGGTGACCTGGAGCTGCGCCACGGCCGCCTCGGCGCGGCCGAGGAGGAGACCCGACGTGCCGAGCGACTCCTGGCCCGGACGGGTGCGCGGCTCGAGCGGCTGACCGCGCTCGAGAACCGCGCCGAGATCGCGACCGCCGCCGGCGATCTCGCGACCGGGCTGCGGATCCACGCCGAGGCCGCGGCCGAGTACCGCGCCCTGGGCCGACCGGTCCGGTACGCCGGCGCCGCCCCCCACGCCGGCGCGTACCTTGCCGCCGGGCTCGCACGGGAGGCGGTCGACCTGATCGCGCGCTTCCTGGAGCAGGGTGACCTCCCTGCCGTCGACCAGGCCGAGCTGCACCTGCTCCACGCGACCGCGCTGCTGGCGCTGGGTGACGGCGGCCGGGCCCTCGACGAGGCGCGGACCGCGCAGCGGATGTTCCAGCGCCAGCGTCGAGCGTGGCACCGCGACCGGGCCGAGCTGGTCGGGCTGCGAGCGCGGCTGCTGGTCGGTGAGGCGGTGAGCCGCGGTCGTGCGACCAGGCTGGCGGTCGCCCTCGACGAGGAGCACGCCCCCGAGGCACCGCTCGCCCTCACCCTCGCCGGCCGTCTCTCGGACGGCGAGGACCGGCTCGACCTCTGGACCCGGGCGGCGTCGTACCGCCACCATCCGAACGCCCTGGTCCGCGCCGGTGCCTGGTACGCCGGCGCCCTGGCGCGCGAGGAGCGCGCCGACCGGGGCGGGGTGCTGCGGGCGGCCGCGGCGGGGTTGGACGCGATCGACGAGCACCGGCGCCTGATCGGCTCCTCCGAGCTCCGCGCGCTGGCGACGACCCACGGACGCGAGCTGACCACGATCGCGCTGCGGCACGCGGCCGGCGATGCCCGGACCCTGCTGCGCTGGAGCGAGCGGACCCGGGCGACGGCGCTGGCGCAGCCGCCGGCGACCTCGGACGCGGCGACCATCCCGGCGTCCCTGGCGGCGCTCCGCGACAACGGGCGGCAGCTCGCCGAGGCCCGCCAGGAGGGCGCGGAGACCGAGGAGCTCGAGCGGGAGCGCCGGAGGCTGGAGCGGGCGGTGCGGGCGGAGAGCCACACCCTGTCGGCGACCACGGCCGCCCAGCAGCGGCCGGCGGGAGTCGAGGAGATCGTCGCGGCCACCCGCGATGCCTGCCTGGTCGAGCTGGTCGACGTCGACGGGAGCCTCCACGTCGTGGTCGTCCACGCCGGGCAGGTACGCCGTCGCGTGGCCGGGAGCACCGCCCAGATCGCCGACCTGTTGGGGCCGGCGGGGATGCTGCTGCGGAGGGCGGCCCGCGGCCGGCCGGCCGACACCGCCGCCGTCGGCAGGGCCCTCCAGGAGGCGATCCTCGGCGACGCCGTACGCCTCCTCCCCGACACCGCGATCGTGCTGGCGCCGACCGCCCGGCTGCACGGCCTGGCCTGGTCACTGCTGCCGGTACTCGGCGACCGGCCGTTCGCGGTGGTCCCGTCGGCGGGCCAGTGGCTGCGTGCCCGCGCCACGTCGCCACCCCGGGATGCCGGCACCGTCCTCGTCGCCGGACCGGCCCTGGCGAGCGGCGGCGCGGAGGTGCCGGTCCTGGCGCGGCGGCACCCGGACGCCGTGCTCCTCGACGGGCCGAACGCCACCCTCGACGCGGTGCTGGCCCACCTCGACGGCGCCGGCCTGGTCCACCTGGCCGCCCACGGGCGCTTCCGCGCCGACAGCCCCCTGTTCTCGGCGCTCGACCTGGCCGACGGGCCGCTGACCGTGCACGACCTGGAGCGGGTGCCGCGGGCGCCGTACCGCGTCGTGCTGTCGGCCTGCGAGTCCGGCGTGATGGCTCCGGTCGGTGCCGAGGAGCTGCTCGGGCTGGCGGCGGCGCTGTTCTCGCTCGGCACCGCGGGCCTGGTCTGCAGCGTCGGCGAGGTCAACGACGCCGCGACCTCGATGCTGATGGTCGACCTGCACGCGGCGCTCGCGCGGGGCAGCGACCCGGCGACCGCGCTGTGGGAGGTACGCCGGCAGGTCGCCGGCGACCCGGTCGCGGCCGGCACCGCGGCCGCCTTCCTCGCGCTGGGCGTGTGA
- a CDS encoding SdrD B-like domain-containing protein: MPMSAWRRVCARLGGFVLVVAAMVVTGVGSAPDASAVTQNGYVFNEPWALSNPTSTTYHPAGGGWGNTPSLRATSSFPMPDGTVNVTAQFTAADGNYPGANALVSAGNLSQHRPSPGTFIGSPTPANVPVLGMNTNATNCQTPWRTNAHQSYRGECATSGGTLTLTFDRPVTDPVLDITGLGGYANSRTDSYQYARGSSIQTVWRLQTAGVRMENLSAGATNLTTDGTTLRVAERNANTMCDNSGATGEGTEARGTRISAPQTVAAGCGSVVLRGTFTTATFRVTPQVTPWSDFATAQYGTGAAYRTTSSTNNQDGVNGANIIYSERDLLTSGNIALSDLQRFALRLPILGSIGDKVWQDDDGDGQQDPGEPGVEGVTVELLDGSGAVVATTSTGADGGYLFEDLALGTYSVRFAPDSLPAGSAFTQPDVGPDATDSDADRVTGRTPSVTLTADAPNNLTLDAGIMPPVLGTIGDTVWSDDDRDGVQDADEPGVADVRVELLDADGNVVATTTTDANGGYLLEGLPLGTYAVRFDTSTLPTGTRWTAQGVGNDDALDSDADPASGQTGSVTLTRAEPVNRTLDAGVLPPLGSIGDLVWSDTDGDGVQDADESGVAGVRVELLDADGSVVDTVTTGADGSYLFDELPLGDYQVRFTAPAGTTLSPQNAGGDDAVDSDADPATGVTGTVTLTADVPDNLTVDAGVVPSPVRGSIGDLVWSDTDGDGIQDTDEPGVAGVRVELLDADGNVVDSVTTGADGSYLFDDLPLGDYQVRFTAPAGMTLSPQNAGGDDAADSDADPATGVTGTVTLTAGAPDNMTVDVGVVPPPPVRGSIGDLVWSDPDGDGVQDADEPGVQGVTVELLDADGSVVDTVTTGADGSYLFDELPLGDYQVRFTAPAGMTLSPQNAGGDDAVDSDADPATGVTGTVTLTADAPDNMTVDAGLVPVLGSIGDLVWSDTDGDGVQDADEPGVQGVTVELLNTDGSVVETVTTGADGSYLFDDLPLGDYQVRFTAPDGTTLSPQNAGGDDAVDSDADPATGVTGTVTLTAGAPDNMTVDAGVVLQPPVRGSIGDLVWSDTDGDGVQDADEPGVQGVTVELLNTDGSVVETVTTGADGSYLFDDLPLGDYQVRFTAPDGTTLSPQNAGGDDAVDSDADPATGVTGTITLTAGAPDNMTVDAGVVLPPPVRGSIGDLVWSDTDGDGVQDADEPGVAGVRVDLLDANGNVVDTVTTSADGSYLFDELPLGDYQVRFTAPAGMTLSPQNAGGDDAADSDADSASGVTGTITLTADAPDNLTVDAGLVPVLGSIGDLVWSDTDGDGVQDADEPGVAGVRVDLLDANGNVVDTVTTSADGSYLFDELPLGDYQVRFTAPAGMTLSPQNAGGDDAADSDADSASGVTGTITLTADAPDNLTVDAGLVPVLGSIGDLVWSDTDGDGIQDADEPGVAGVRVELLDADGSVVETVTTGADGSYLFDDLPLGDYQVRFTAPAGMTLSPQNAGGDDAADSDADSASGVTGTITLTADAPDNLTVDAGLVPVLGSIGDLVWSDTDGDGIQDADEPGVAGVRVDLLDADGNVVDSVTTGADGSYLFDDLALGDYQVRFTAPDGTTLSPSGVGGDRAVDSDADPATGVTGTITLTADAPDNLTVDAGLVPVLGSIGDLVWSDTDGDGIQDADEPGVAGVRVDLLDADGDVVDSVTTGADGSYLFDDLALGDYQVRFTAPDGTTLSPSGVGGDRAVDSDADPATGRTGTISLTADAPDNITVDAGVVPPPVRGSIGDLVWSDTDGDGIQDADEPGVAGVRVELLDADGNVVDTVTTGADGSYLFDDLPLGDYQVRFTAPDGTTLSPQNAGSDDAVDSDADPATGRTGTISLTADAPDNITVDAGVVPPPPVRGSIGDLVWSDTDGDGIQDAGEPGLAGVTVALLDADGNVVDTVTTGADGSYLFDDLPLGDYQVRFTASAGTTLSPQNAGSDDAVDSDADPASGRTGTITLTADAPDNMTVDAGVVPPPPVRGSIGDLVWSDTDGDGIQGAGEPGVQGVTVDLLDADGNVVDTVTTGVDGSYLFDDLPLGDYQVRFTAPDGTTLSPQNAGSDDAADSDADPATGVTGTITLTADAPDNLTVDAGLVPVLGSIGDLVWSDTDGDGIQDADEPGVAGVRVELLDADGNVVDTVTTGADGSYLFDDLPLGDYQVRFTASDGTTLSPQNAGSDDAVDSDADPATGRTGTITLTADAPDNMTVDAGVVPPPVLGSIGDLVWSDTDGNGIQDADEPGVAGVRVELLDADGNVVDSVTTGADGSYLFDELPLGDYQVRFTAPDGTTLSPQGAGGDDAVDSDADPSTGLSGVVSLTADKPNNTTVDAGVVPVPPVLGSIGDTVWSDTDGDGIQGAGEPGVQGVTVDLLDADGNVVDSVTTGVDGSYLFDDLPLGDYQVRFTAPDGTTLSPQNAGSDDAADSDADPATGVTGTITLTADAPDNLTVDAGLVPVLGSIGDLVWSDTDGDGVQDADEPGVQGVTVELLDADGDVVDSVTTGADGSYLFDELPLGDYQVRFTAPDGTTLSPQNAGSDDAVDSDADPATGVTGTISLTADVPDNLTVDAGVVPPPPVRGSIGDLVWSDTDGDGIQDAGEPGLAGVTVALLDADGNVVDTVTTGADGSYLFDDLPLGDYQVRFTAPAGTALSPQTAGGDAAADSNADPATGRTGTITLTADAPHNLTVDAGVVAAAPQPGKPGQPGQPGQPGQQGQQGQPGQQGQQGQPGQQGQQGQQGQPGQQGQPGHPGGGSGDGGGVLPDTGAPAGVLGLLGMALLLFGAGGAAVVRGRRRG, from the coding sequence ATGCCGATGTCGGCATGGCGTCGCGTCTGTGCGCGCCTGGGTGGGTTTGTGCTGGTAGTCGCGGCGATGGTCGTGACGGGTGTGGGGTCGGCGCCCGACGCCAGCGCCGTCACCCAGAACGGCTACGTGTTCAACGAGCCGTGGGCGCTGAGCAACCCGACCAGCACGACCTACCACCCGGCGGGCGGTGGCTGGGGCAACACCCCGAGCCTCAGGGCGACCTCCAGCTTCCCGATGCCCGACGGCACGGTCAACGTCACGGCTCAGTTCACGGCCGCCGACGGCAACTATCCGGGGGCGAACGCGCTGGTGTCGGCGGGCAACCTCAGTCAGCACCGACCCTCGCCCGGCACCTTCATCGGTTCTCCGACGCCGGCGAACGTGCCGGTGCTGGGGATGAACACCAACGCCACGAACTGCCAGACCCCATGGCGGACCAACGCCCACCAGAGCTACCGCGGGGAGTGCGCCACCTCGGGCGGCACCCTGACGCTGACCTTCGACCGCCCGGTCACCGACCCGGTGCTGGACATCACCGGGCTCGGCGGCTACGCGAACTCGCGCACCGACAGCTACCAGTACGCCCGCGGCTCGAGCATCCAGACTGTCTGGCGCCTGCAGACGGCCGGCGTCCGCATGGAGAACCTGTCGGCGGGAGCCACCAACCTCACGACCGACGGCACCACGCTGCGCGTCGCCGAGCGCAACGCCAACACCATGTGCGACAACTCCGGCGCGACCGGAGAGGGCACCGAGGCCCGCGGTACGCGGATCTCCGCGCCGCAGACCGTCGCGGCGGGCTGTGGCTCGGTGGTCCTGCGCGGCACGTTCACCACCGCGACCTTCCGGGTGACGCCGCAGGTCACGCCGTGGAGCGACTTCGCCACGGCGCAGTACGGCACCGGCGCCGCCTACCGCACCACCAGCTCGACGAACAACCAGGACGGCGTCAACGGCGCCAACATCATCTACAGCGAGCGTGACCTGCTGACCAGCGGCAACATCGCCCTGTCCGACCTGCAGCGGTTCGCGCTGCGTCTGCCGATCCTCGGCTCCATCGGTGACAAGGTGTGGCAGGACGACGACGGCGACGGGCAGCAGGATCCCGGCGAGCCGGGCGTCGAGGGCGTCACCGTGGAGCTCCTCGACGGCTCCGGCGCTGTCGTCGCCACCACGTCCACGGGCGCCGACGGCGGCTACCTCTTCGAGGACCTCGCCCTCGGCACCTACTCCGTGCGCTTCGCGCCCGACTCGCTGCCCGCGGGCTCCGCCTTCACGCAGCCCGATGTCGGCCCGGACGCCACCGACTCCGACGCCGACCGCGTGACCGGCCGCACGCCCTCGGTCACCCTGACCGCCGACGCCCCGAACAACCTCACCCTCGACGCCGGGATCATGCCCCCGGTGCTCGGCACCATCGGTGACACGGTGTGGTCCGACGACGATCGCGACGGCGTCCAGGACGCCGATGAGCCAGGTGTCGCGGACGTGCGGGTCGAGCTCCTCGACGCCGACGGGAACGTCGTCGCCACCACCACGACGGACGCGAACGGCGGCTACCTGCTCGAGGGTCTTCCGCTCGGCACCTACGCGGTGCGGTTCGACACGAGCACGCTGCCCACGGGTACCCGGTGGACGGCCCAGGGCGTCGGCAACGACGACGCCTTGGACTCGGATGCCGACCCCGCCAGCGGACAGACGGGATCCGTCACCCTCACCCGCGCCGAGCCGGTGAACCGCACCCTCGACGCCGGCGTACTGCCCCCGCTGGGGTCGATCGGTGACCTGGTGTGGTCCGACACGGATGGTGACGGGGTCCAGGACGCCGACGAGTCCGGTGTGGCCGGGGTTCGGGTCGAGCTCCTCGATGCGGATGGCAGTGTCGTCGACACAGTGACCACGGGTGCGGATGGGTCGTACCTGTTCGACGAGCTCCCGCTGGGTGACTATCAGGTGCGGTTCACCGCGCCGGCTGGGACGACGCTGTCTCCGCAGAACGCTGGTGGTGACGATGCTGTCGATTCGGATGCGGACCCGGCGACGGGTGTCACGGGCACGGTCACGTTGACTGCCGACGTACCGGACAACCTGACCGTCGATGCGGGTGTGGTTCCGTCGCCGGTTCGGGGTTCGATCGGTGACCTGGTGTGGTCCGACACCGATGGTGACGGGATCCAGGACACCGATGAGCCCGGTGTCGCTGGGGTTCGGGTCGAGCTGCTCGACGCCGACGGCAATGTGGTCGACAGCGTGACGACCGGTGCGGATGGGTCGTATCTGTTCGACGACCTGCCGTTGGGTGACTATCAGGTGCGGTTCACCGCGCCTGCTGGGATGACGCTGTCTCCGCAGAACGCTGGTGGTGATGACGCGGCTGACTCGGATGCGGACCCGGCGACGGGTGTGACGGGCACGGTCACGTTGACTGCCGGTGCTCCGGACAACATGACGGTGGACGTTGGTGTGGTTCCGCCGCCGCCGGTTCGTGGGTCGATCGGTGATCTGGTGTGGTCCGACCCGGATGGTGACGGGGTCCAGGACGCTGACGAGCCGGGTGTTCAGGGCGTGACCGTCGAACTGCTCGATGCGGATGGCAGTGTCGTGGACACAGTGACGACGGGTGCGGATGGGTCGTACCTGTTCGACGAGCTCCCGTTGGGTGACTATCAGGTGCGGTTCACCGCGCCGGCTGGGATGACGCTGTCTCCGCAGAACGCTGGTGGTGACGATGCTGTCGATTCGGATGCGGACCCGGCGACGGGTGTGACGGGCACGGTCACGTTGACTGCCGACGCTCCGGACAACATGACCGTCGATGCGGGCCTGGTGCCTGTCTTGGGATCGATCGGTGACCTGGTGTGGTCCGACACGGATGGTGACGGGGTCCAGGACGCCGATGAGCCCGGTGTTCAGGGCGTGACCGTCGAACTGCTCAATACGGATGGCAGTGTCGTGGAAACGGTGACCACGGGCGCGGACGGCTCCTATCTGTTCGACGACCTGCCGTTGGGTGACTATCAGGTGCGGTTCACCGCCCCGGACGGGACGACGCTGTCGCCGCAGAACGCTGGTGGTGACGATGCTGTCGATTCGGATGCGGACCCGGCGACGGGTGTCACGGGCACGGTCACGTTGACCGCCGGTGCTCCGGACAACATGACGGTGGACGCTGGTGTGGTTCTGCAGCCGCCGGTTCGTGGGTCGATCGGTGACCTGGTGTGGTCCGACACCGATGGCGACGGGGTCCAGGACGCCGATGAGCCCGGTGTTCAGGGCGTGACCGTCGAACTGCTCAATACGGATGGCAGTGTCGTGGAAACGGTGACCACGGGCGCGGACGGGTCCTATCTGTTCGACGACCTGCCGTTGGGTGACTATCAGGTGCGGTTCACCGCCCCGGACGGGACGACGCTGTCTCCGCAGAACGCTGGTGGTGACGATGCTGTCGATTCGGATGCGGACCCGGCGACGGGTGTCACGGGCACGATCACGTTGACCGCCGGTGCTCCGGACAACATGACGGTGGACGCTGGTGTGGTTCTGCCGCCGCCGGTTCGTGGGTCGATCGGTGACCTGGTGTGGTCCGACACGGATGGTGACGGGGTCCAGGACGCCGATGAGCCCGGTGTGGCTGGGGTCCGAGTCGATCTCCTCGATGCCAACGGGAACGTCGTGGACACCGTGACGACGAGCGCGGACGGGTCGTACCTCTTCGATGAGCTCCCGTTGGGTGACTATCAGGTGCGGTTCACCGCGCCTGCTGGGATGACGCTGTCTCCGCAGAACGCTGGTGGTGATGACGCGGCTGACTCGGATGCCGACTCGGCCTCGGGTGTCACGGGCACGATCACGTTGACTGCCGATGCTCCGGACAACCTGACGGTCGATGCGGGCCTGGTGCCTGTCTTGGGATCGATCGGTGACCTGGTGTGGTCCGACACGGATGGTGACGGGGTCCAGGACGCTGACGAGCCCGGTGTGGCTGGGGTCCGAGTCGATCTCCTCGATGCCAACGGGAACGTCGTGGACACCGTGACGACGAGCGCGGACGGGTCGTACCTCTTCGATGAGCTCCCGTTGGGTGACTATCAGGTGCGGTTCACCGCGCCTGCTGGGATGACGCTGTCTCCGCAGAACGCTGGTGGTGATGACGCGGCTGACTCGGATGCCGACTCGGCCTCGGGTGTCACGGGCACGATCACGCTCACTGCCGATGCTCCGGACAACCTGACGGTCGATGCGGGCCTGGTGCCTGTCTTGGGATCGATCGGTGACCTGGTGTGGTCCGACACCGACGGTGACGGGATCCAGGACGCTGACGAGCCCGGCGTGGCTGGGGTCCGGGTCGAGCTCCTCGATGCGGATGGCAGTGTCGTGGAAACGGTGACCACGGGCGCGGACGGTTCCTATCTGTTCGACGACCTGCCGTTGGGTGACTATCAGGTGCGGTTCACCGCGCCTGCTGGGATGACGCTGTCTCCGCAGAACGCTGGTGGTGATGACGCGGCTGACTCGGATGCCGACTCGGCCTCGGGTGTCACGGGCACGATCACGCTCACTGCCGATGCTCCGGACAACCTGACGGTCGATGCGGGCCTGGTGCCTGTCTTGGGATCGATCGGTGACCTGGTGTGGTCCGACACCGACGGTGACGGGATCCAGGACGCCGATGAGCCCGGCGTGGCTGGGGTCCGGGTCGATCTGCTCGACGCCGACGGCAATGTGGTCGACAGCGTGACGACCGGTGCGGACGGGTCGTACCTGTTCGACGACCTGGCTCTAGGTGACTATCAGGTGCGGTTCACCGCGCCGGACGGGACGACGCTGTCGCCGTCGGGGGTGGGTGGTGATCGGGCCGTCGATTCGGACGCGGACCCGGCCACGGGTGTCACGGGCACGATCACGCTCACTGCCGATGCTCCGGACAACCTGACGGTCGATGCGGGCCTGGTGCCTGTCTTGGGGTCGATCGGTGATCTGGTGTGGTCCGACACCGACGGTGACGGGATCCAGGACGCCGATGAGCCCGGCGTGGCTGGGGTCCGGGTCGATCTGCTCGACGCCGACGGCGACGTGGTCGACAGCGTGACGACCGGTGCGGACGGGTCGTACCTGTTCGACGACCTGGCTCTAGGTGACTATCAGGTGCGGTTCACCGCGCCGGATGGCACGACGCTGTCGCCGTCGGGGGTGGGTGGTGATCGGGCTGTCGATTCGGATGCCGATCCGGCGACCGGTCGCACGGGCACGATCAGCCTGACCGCCGACGCTCCGGACAACATCACGGTGGATGCGGGTGTGGTTCCGCCGCCGGTTCGGGGGTCGATCGGTGATCTGGTGTGGTCCGACACCGACGGTGACGGGATCCAGGACGCCGATGAGCCCGGTGTCGCTGGGGTTCGGGTCGAGCTGCTCGACGCGGATGGCAACGTGGTTGACACCGTGACCACAGGTGCGGACGGGTCCTACCTGTTCGACGACCTGCCCCTGGGTGACTACCAGGTCCGGTTCACCGCGCCGGATGGCACGACGCTGTCCCCGCAGAACGCGGGTTCCGACGATGCTGTCGATTCAGATGCCGATCCGGCGACCGGTCGCACGGGCACGATCAGCCTGACCGCCGACGCACCCGACAACATCACGGTGGATGCGGGTGTGGTTCCGCCGCCGCCGGTTCGGGGTTCGATCGGTGATCTGGTGTGGTCCGACACCGATGGGGATGGGATCCAGGACGCCGGTGAACCTGGTCTCGCGGGCGTGACCGTCGCGCTGCTCGATGCCGACGGCAACGTCGTCGACACCGTGACGACCGGTGCGGACGGGTCGTACCTGTTCGACGACCTGCCGTTGGGTGACTACCAGGTCCGGTTCACCGCGTCGGCCGGCACGACGCTGTCCCCGCAGAACGCGGGTTCCGACGATGCTGTCGATTCAGATGCCGATCCGGCGAGCGGTCGCACGGGAACGATCACGCTGACCGCCGACGCACCCGACAACATGACCGTGGATGCGGGTGTGGTTCCGCCGCCGCCGGTTCGTGGGTCGATCGGTGACTTGGTGTGGTCCGACACCGATGGGGATGGGATCCAGGGCGCCGGTGAGCCGGGTGTTCAGGGCGTGACTGTTGACCTGCTCGACGCCGACGGCAATGTGGTCGACACCGTGACGACCGGGGTCGATGGGTCGTATCTGTTCGACGACCTCCCGTTGGGTGACTACCAGGTCCGGTTCACCGCCCCGGACGGCACGACTCTGTCCCCGCAGAACGCGGGTTCCGACGATGCTGCCGATTCAGATGCCGACCCGGCCACTGGTGTCACGGGAACGATCACGTTGACCGCCGACGCTCCGGACAACCTGACGGTCGATGCGGGCCTGGTGCCTGTCTTGGGGTCGATCGGTGATCTGGTGTGGTCGGACACTGATGGTGACGGGATCCAGGACGCCGACGAGCCCGGCGTGGCGGGGGTCCGAGTCGAGCTCCTCGACGCCGACGGCAATGTCGTCGACACCGTGACGACCGGTGCGGACGGGTCGTACCTGTTCGACGACCTGCCGTTGGGTGACTACCAGGTCCGGTTCACCGCGTCGGACGGCACGACGCTGTCCCCGCAGAACGCGGGTTCCGACGATGCTGTCGATTCAGATGCCGATCCGGCGACCGGTCGCACGGGAACGATCACGCTGACCGCCGACGCACCCGACAACATGACGGTGGACGCGGGTGTGGTTCCGCCGCCGGTGCTGGGTTCGATCGGTGACCTGGTGTGGTCCGACACCGATGGGAATGGGATCCAGGACGCCGATGAGCCCGGCGTGGCTGGGGTCCGGGTCGAGCTGCTCGATGCCGACGGGAACGTGGTTGACAGCGTGACCACGGGCGCGGATGGGTCGTACCTGTTCGATGAGCTCCCGTTGGGTGACTATCAGGTCCGGTTCACCGCCCCTGATGGGACGACTCTGTCGCCGCAGGGCGCCGGTGGTGACGATGCGGTCGACTCGGACGCGGACCCGAGCACGGGTCTGAGTGGTGTGGTGTCGCTGACCGCGGACAAACCCAACAACACCACGGTTGATGCGGGTGTGGTGCCGGTCCCGCCGGTGCTGGGTTCGATCGGCGACACGGTGTGGTCCGACACCGATGGGGATGGGATCCAGGGCGCCGGTGAGCCGGGTGTTCAGGGCGTGACTGTTGACCTGCTCGACGCCGACGGCAATGTGGTCGACAGCGTGACGACCGGGGTCGATGGGTCGTATCTGTTCGACGACCTTCCGTTGGGTGACTATCAGGTCCGGTTCACCGCTCCGGACGGCACGACTCTGTCCCCGCAGAACGCGGGTTCCGACGATGCTGCCGATTCAGATGCCGACCCGGCGACCGGTGTCACGGGAACGATCACGTTGACCGCCGACGCTCCGGACAACCTGACGGTCGATGCGGGCCTGGTGCCTGTCTTGGGGTCGATCGGTGATCTGGTGTGGTCGGACACTGATGGTGACGGGGTCCAGGACGCTGACGAGCCGGGTGTTCAGGGCGTGACTGTCGAGCTGCTCGACGCCGACGGCGACGTGGTCGACAGCGTGACGACCGGTGCGGATGGGTCGTACCTGTTCGATGAGCTCCCGTTGGGTGACTATCAGGTGCGGTTCACCGCGCCGGACGGCACGACTCTGTCCCCGCAGAACGCGGGTTCCGACGATGCTGTCGATTCAGATGCCGACCCGGCCACGGGCGTGACGGGCACGATCAGCCTGACCGCCGACGTACCGGACAACCTGACCGTCGATGCAGGTGTGGTTCCGCCGCCGCCGGTTCGGGGTTCGATCGGTGATCTGGTGTGGTCCGACACGGATGGTGATGGGATCCAGGACGCCGGTGAACCTGGTCTCGCAGGCGTGACCGTCGCGCTGCTCGATGCCGACGGCAACGTCGTCGACACCGTGACGACCGGTGCGGACGGGTCGTACCTGTTCGACGACCTGCCCCTGGGCGACTACCAGGTGCGGTTCACCGCGCCTGCTGGGACCGCGCTTTCCCCTCAGACCGCTGGTGGTGACGCTGCTGCTGACTCGAACGCGGACCCGGCAACC